TGGGGTAGGatggatgggttgaatggccttacATTTATCTCTGCAAAACCTTATCTTACGTCAAATTGTGAAATGAGATCCAGACAATGTTATGAACTAAAGTATTTACCATCTTTGCTTCCGTATGAAGCTGTGGAAGAAACAGAACATGGTTaccaatgacaatagacaacagacaacaggtgcaggaggaggccattcggcccttcaagccagcaccaccattcaatgtgatcatggctgatcatccacactccactatctttaagacctatctagctctctcttgaaagttttcaGAGAATGGTGAGACTTTGCTGGAAATCCATACGTCCAAAGTCAGACGATGAAATATTTCTGTGTATGCAGAGCGAAACACAGACCACGTGGGGAAGAACCAGGAGGAGAGATCCAGTTCACGATGATCGATGGAGTCTTGATGAAGATTtttcatctgtggagaacatggataggtgacgtttcacagagtgctggagtaactcagcgggtcaggcagcatctgtggagaacatggataggtgacgtttcacagagtgttggagtaactcagcgggtcaggcagcatctgtggagaacatggataggtgacgtttcacagagtgctggagtaactctgcgggtcaggcagcatctgtggagaacatggataggtgacgtttcacagagtgctggagtaacccagcgggtcaggcagcatctgtggagaacatggataggtgacgtttcacagagtgctggagtaactcagtgggtcaggcagcatctgtggagaacatggataggtgacgtttcacagagtgctggagtaactctgcgggtcaggcagcatctgtggagaacatggataggtgacatttcacagagtgctggagtaactcagcgggtcaggcagcatctgtggagaacatggataggtgacgtttcacagagtgctggagtaactcagcaggtcaggcagcatctgtggagaacatggacagtgcattttcaggttgggacatttCTGATTGTAGGGGGAGGCTGGGACGAGAGAAGAGGCAGGGTCAAGCATGGTACCCTAACCCTAATAATACACAGGCAAGCGGTGGATTGATAGGCAGCTGGTTGAGATGAAAGACCCGATATTAAAGCAGAATGTGTGAGACAGGATTGATGGGAATATAGGAGGGAGACATGTGGGAccaggaaggggaaggggagagatctCAGTCAACCAGGAGGGTTTTTAACCACAATGTGGTTACTATTACTGGGAGTAGTTAAATTGTGGATTAGTTCAAACTAAGAGGAGATTTCACTCAGAATACACACTCTCTTCCTCTCCACAACACTTGTACGATTCAAACAAACACAATGAAGTAACGTGTCTATGGAAATACTTACTATCACCATAGGTTGAACCGTAACCCGTTCCATACCCAGTTCCATAACCCGTTCCATACCCAGTTCCATAACCTGTACCGTGACTTCCACCTTTACTTCCACCGTATCCTGTGCCGTATCCTCCACCGTATCCTCCACCGTAACCTCCACCGTAACCTGTGCCGTAACCTGTGGAACAAACAGAACAGAATCCACTGAAAATCCATAGACCACAAAGTATCTCCATTTCTGCTGAGCGATGCTGACTCATCAAGGCCAACGACTCACCCAGGGAAGAGGAGAGATCTCCTGTGGATCTCTGTCCATGTGTCAGGCCCAACACGTGGGTTAAAGTGGTGTTTGCTTTggtcagagtgcagtggagattcGGCCCAGCTTGGTGGTGTCCCTGAATCTTTATTCCTTGTTCATATGTGGGCATGAGTGTGATGGGGCAGAGCATCCTCTTGAACCATTGCAGCGCTCCCATGGCGATGTGGAGAAAGATCCAGCCCCACCTGACCCACAGGTGACCCACAGGTGCCTgacccacaggtgctgcctgacccacaggtgctgcccgacccacaggtgctgcctgacccacagagttactgacccacaggtgctgcccgacccacaggtgatgcctgacccacAGGTGCCCAcaggtgatgcctgacccacAGGTGATGCCCGACCCACAGGTGATGCCCGACCCAcaggtgatgcctgacccacaggtgatgcctgacccacagagttactgacccacagatgctgcctgacccacagttgATGCCCGACCCACAGGTGCCCACAGGTGAAGCCTGACCCACAGTTGCTTCCTGAcccacaggtgctgcccgacccacagAGTGACTGATGCCCGACCCACAGGTGATGCCCGACCCAcaggtgatgcctgacccacaggtgatgcctgacccacaggtgatgcctgacccacagagttactgacccacaggtgctgcctgacccacaggtgATGCCCGACCCacacgtgctgcctgacccacaggtgATGCCCgacccacaggtgctgcctgatgcCCGACCCACAGGTGATGCCCAACCCACAGACCCACTAACTGTTTGCAACACATTCTGCTGTTGTATTATTTAAGAATCTCATTGAATCCTGAAGCACAAACTGCATCATCTAAACCAGTAACCATTTGCCCACCTTTGCCTCATATCCATCGAAACCCTTTTCTACCCATCAACATTAACCCTGACGCTAACACTGACTTTCCCATCGTAGCCACCtccacttcctcctctggcagtttgttccataaacccaccacccatgAAAAGATAGCTAaatatttagtttaattcagagatgcagcgtggaaaccgaGTCCGTGACTACTATAGATCATTTGTTCACAGCacttctaagttatcccactttctcatcttctctctacacactaggggtaatttacagaagccacacgtctttgggatgtgggaggaaaccggagcacgcagagaaaacccacgtggtcacgggaaggacatgtaaactccacatagacagcacccattagTAGCCTTGTTACATGAAATACAATAAATTCTAGAAAGTAATTAATTTACCTTTAGGAacagcctctgtggagaaaatAGAACAAAATGTTTACTAGATGccatgaaatatttacaaaatgccTGGATAATTCAGGAACAGGTCACAAGTTAttttatggttattatatggttgtaAGTTGGCTGCAGTTTTTGCTTAGATTTGTATCGATGATTTGGAACAACAAAGAAGATTAAAGCATCAGATACCATAgaactttgtttagtttggagatggaaacgagcccttcggcccattgagttcatgctgtccaacccgttcacaccagttgtaAGTTCactctgcacacactagggccaattaatctacaaacctgcacgtctggggTGAGGAGCACAGATGGGTGGaatgtcagaaccttttcccccagggagGAAATTTCAAAGACTATAGGGTAGAGTTTTAATGTTGGGGAGACATTAATGaaacgtacagaacagtgaatagagtggatgtttccactagtgggagagtctaggactagagggcacagcctcagaattaaatgacatctttagagaggagatgaggaggaatttcttcagccagagggtggtgaatctgtggaattcattgccacagatggctgtggaggacatCAATGGGTGcagtttgatagattcttgatcagtgcgggtgtcgggggttatggggagaaggcaggagaatggggtcggtgggtgggagagatagatcagccatgattgaatggcaatggtctgaatggtctaatcctgccTCGTGGCCACGTTAGCTTGAAGATGTCAGACGTCCTTTGGTCTTGTAAGTTAAGCAGGCTCAAGCCTGGTTAGTACTTGGATGGGAGAACAGTTGGGAATATCGGGTGCTGACAAGCATTAtgggcagcacagcagtagagttgccagagacccgggttcaatcctaactatgggttggtgtctgtatggagtttgtaccttctcccagagacctgtgtgggatttctctgagtcctttggttttctcctacactccaaagacttgtaggttaattggtttggtgtaagtgttcctggtgttagtgtgcagggatcactggtcagtgtggacttgatgggccgaagggcctgtttccgcactgtatctctaaagtatataaaataaactTCTGAACTACAAAGTAAAAGTCGGATTAAAATGTAAAGTTTCGAGGGTTTACAGgtagtgggtttatggaacaaactgctagagaaAAGTAATTGAGGCTGAGACTGTAACAGTATTTaatagacaattggacaggtacatggataggaaaggattggaaaaatatgggccaaatgtgggcaggtggtactagtgtagatggggaaccttccttggtgtgggcatgttgggctgcagGGAATAGTCTATCTACATAACTGTGTGAGatatggtggtggtgggtggggggtgtgggggggaacgACACACactgccagtgggggggggggggacacacacactgccagggggggggggggaatgacacactgccagtgggggggggggacacacactgccagtgggggggggggggaacgggacaCACTGccagtggggggagtggggggaatgACACactgccagtgggggggggggggggccaggggggggggattgacacactgccagtgggggggggggggggggggacacacacactgccagggggaggggggggggatttgacacactgccagtggggggggggggggggggattgacacactgccagtgggggggggggggattgacacaatgccagtggggggggggggggattgacacactgccagggggggggggattgacacactgccagtgggggggggggggattgacacactgccagtgggggggggggggggaatgacacactgccagtggggggggggggggacacactgccagtgggggggggggggggggggggggggggaaaccactgcagggggggggggggggggggcccggggccatcccccacccaacccccccccttgaaatttttttaattttttttatttccccctttttcccaatcccccccccctccccccccccccataccccccaacCCGAAGGCcgcgccaggggggggggggggggggggattgacacactgccagtggggggggggggggggggggaatgacacactgccagtggggggggggggggggggggggggggggaatgacacactgccagggggggggggacacactgaAATGACACactgccagtggggggggggaaatgacacactgccagtgggggggggggacgacacactgccaggggggggggggggggaagcagatatgatagtggtgtttaagaagcttttagagcaTCGCATGGATGTGCAGAAAGAGGAGGTGAGTGTAAAGTGGCAACAGGGCAGTCGCTGGACAGACTTGCGTTAGGGTTGGGATATTATTTAGGGTCAGGATGTTATTTAGGGTTAGGTGGTTATTTAGGGTTAGGATATTATTTAGGGTTAGGATATTATTTAGGGTTAGGATATTATTTAGGGTTAGGTTGTTATTTAGGGTTAGGATGTTATTTAGGGTTAGGTTGGGTTAGTTTCAGGCACGTTACTTACCAGTTATGGCGAGGACAGTCGCTGCCAGGACCAGGATGGAGAGACGTTGAAACTGCATGACTCCGTTGGTTCTCAATCACACTCTGACCACTGAGCCTTCCCGTCCTGGCTTATATTCCTTTTCCCAGCCACAGTCCGGCCATTCCTggctcctctccccatccataaATCACCCCTCATGGCCAGGCTGCCAAGGGTCACCGTGTTGGGATGCCATGTCAGCCAAGCAGATAGTGTGTGACGTGGAGCATGTATGGATggatgtgggaatggggaggggcaggtagtgtagagaaagctgggtctctgcagaaggacttggacaggttgggagagtgggcagagaagtggcagatggaatactggcaaagtgtggagtcatgcattttggttgtaggaataaagtcgtagactattttctaaatgcggAGAGAATCCAGATATCGGAggggcaaagggacttgggagctggtgcaggattcccaaaaggttaatctgcagtcgaatcaataataaagaaagcaaggtctgaagaagggtttcggcccgaaacgttgcctatttcctccgctccatagatgctgctgcacccgctgagtttctccagcatttgtgtaccttccagtaaagaaagctaactcaatgctagcatttatttcaagagggtttgtatATAAACACAGGGGTGTAACGTTGAGGCTCTATGAGGCGGTGGTcaagctgcatttggaatattgtgagcaattttgggccccatatctgaggaaggatgtgctggctctggagagagttcagaggagattacaagaatgatcccaggaatgagtgggttaacctatgatgagcgtttgtcggcactgggcctgtactcgctggagtttagaagaatgaggggggacctcattgaaatgtacagaatagtgaaaggcctggatagagtggatgtggagaggatgtttccacaagtgggagagtctaggactagaattaaagaatgttcaagaaggaactgcagatgctggaagatcgaaggtacacaaatgctgaagaaacagcgggtgcagcagcatctatggagcgaaggaaataggcgacgtttcgggccgaaacccttcttcagactgatggggggtgggaggggagaaggaaggaaaagggagaggaggagcccgagggcggggggattggaggagacagctcgagggttaaggaaggggaggagacagcaagggctagcaaaattgggagaattcaatgttaatgccatccggacgcaaggtccccaggcagaatatgaggtgctgttcctccaatttccgctgttgctcactctggcaatggaggagacccaggacagagaggtcggattgggaatgggagggatttctttagtctgagggtggtgaatctgtggaattctttgccactgaaggctgtggaggcaaagtcagtggatatatttactaTATGATATGATTTATCCCAGTAGAGATATTGATCTGCCAATggtcataaaacacaaattaCATGAAACATGAGATTAAAGCAATGAGTggcaaggattggggatgtgcaaagattggggagtaaGAGTCAGTCCCCTCAGCTTTCGTCTCTCCCTTcgtgttcaccatctacacctcaggcttcagatataactcggactccttcagatgagggtatgagatgtgaattggccaagatagactggtaattgattcttaaagggttgacggtggatatgcaatggaaggcatttaaagactgcatggatgaactacaacaattgttcatcccagtttggcaaaagaataaatcagggaaggcagtgcatccgtggataacaagggaaattggggatagtatcaaaacaaaagttaaagcatacaaattagccagaaaaagcagcctaccagaggactgggagaaattcagagaccagcaaagggcttaattaggaaagggaaaatagattatgaaagaaaactgtcagggaacataaaaactgactgcaaaagtttttattgatatgtgaagagaaaaatgttagttaaaacaaatgtcggtcccttgcagttagaaacaggtgaattgatcatggggaacaaggacatcgcagaccaattgaataactactttggttctgtcttcactaaggaagacataaataatttgccggaaattagcaggggaccgcgggtcaaaggagttggaggaattgagtgaaatccaggttagccgggaagtggtgttaggtaaattgaatggattaaaggccgataaatccccagggccagataggctgcatcccagagtacttaaggaagtagccccagaaatagtggatgcattagtgataatttttcaaaactctttagattcaggagtagttcctgaagattggcgggtagcaaacgtaaccccactttttaaaaagggagggagagagaaaacggggaattacagaccagttagtctaacatcggtagtggggaaactgctagagtcagttattaaagatgggatagcagcacatttggaaagtagtgaaatcattggacaaagtcagcacggatttatgaaaggtaaatcatgtctgacgaatcttatagaatttttcaaggatgtaactactaGTGGATAAGGGACAAccagtgggtgtggtgtatctggacttccagaaggctttcgacaaggtcccacataagagattagtatacaaacttaaagcacacggtattgggggttcagtattgatgtggatagagaactggctggcagacaggaagcaaagagtaggagtaaacgggtccttttcagaatggcaggcagtgactagtggggtaccgcaaggctcagtgcagggaccccagctatttactatatatattaatgatttgggcgagggaattgaatgcaacatcttcaagtttgcggatgacacgaagctggggggcagtgtaagatgtgaggaggatgctaggagactgcaaggtgacttggataggatgggtgagtgggcaaatgtttggcagatgcagtataatgtggataagtgtgaggttatccactttagtggcaaaaacaggaaagtagactattatctgaatggtggccgattaggaaaagggggagatgcaatgagacctgggtgtcatggtacaccagtcattgaaggtaggcatgcacgtgcagcaggcagtgaagaaagcaaatggtatgttagttttcattgcaaaaggatttcagtataggagcagggaggttctactgcagttgtacagggtcttggtgagaccacacctggagtattgcatacagttttggtctcctaatctgaggaaagacattcttgccatagagggagtacagagaaggttcaccagactgattccagggatggcaggactgtcttatgaagaaagactggatagactcggcttgtactcgctagaatttagaagattgagggggaatcttatagaaacctatacaattcttaaggggttcgacaggctagatgcaggaagattgttcccgatgttggggaagtccagaacaaggggtcacagtttaaggataagggggaaatattttaggaccgagatgagaaaaacatttttcacacagagagtggtgaatctctgcaattctctgccacagaaggtagttgaggccacagttcattggctatatttaagagggagttagatgtggcccttgtggtatcagggggtatggagagaaggcaggtacaggataccgagttggatgatcagccatgatcatattgaatggcagtgcaggctcgaagggccgaatggcctctactcctgcacctattgtctatgtttctatggctttgCAAGTGtggcggagttggagttggattgatgggaggttggtcttggaggggaggatgctcctcaaactgcggagcatcctggacaccccctccataacacactggtcaacctgaggagcaccttcagcaacagactggttccaccaagatgcagcacagaacgccacaggagatccttcttccctgtggctatcaaactgtacaactcctcccccttctgtggtggggtagactgagactgactcccctccccccaatctctgcacatccccaatcctttccactcctcaCTTTCATCTCATGTTTCGTGTATTtattttatgattgttggcagatcaatttccctcctgggataaatgaggatctatcgtattgtatcgtgacTAATATCAGCTGGTGTCAGGGTTAGTAAAGGAGTACAAACTCCACAGGTTCCCCGGTGGGACCTGAACTGGTCTGTGTGTAGTGAGGCTGGTGTCCACATTAGTAGCTCAGGGCACCAACACTGTCACAGTGGAGCCATGTACAGGGCGATGAGCGGGTGAACGGGGTCTGTGTGTAGTGAGGCTGGTCTCCACAGTAGTGTCTCAGGGCACTAACACTGTCACCGTGTACAGGGCTATGGGCGGGTGAAGGGGGTGAAGGGGTGAAGGGGGTTTGTGTCTGTCAGTGTCTCCACATTAGTAGCTCAGGGCACCAACACTGTCACAGTGGAGCCATGTGCAGGGCGATGAGCGGATGAAGGGGGTTTGTGTGTAGTGAGGCTGGTGTCCACATTAGTAGCTCAGGGCACCAACACTGTCGTTggggtt
This Leucoraja erinacea ecotype New England unplaced genomic scaffold, Leri_hhj_1 Leri_1016S, whole genome shotgun sequence DNA region includes the following protein-coding sequences:
- the LOC129715108 gene encoding keratin-associated protein 6-2-like isoform X2, translating into MQFQRLSILVLAATVLAITEAVPKGYGTGYGGGYGGGYGGGYGTGYGGSKGGSHGTGYGTGYGTGYGTGYGTGYGSTYGDTSYGSKDGYNSGYGKGHSSGYKGYGSTYGDDGYKDSDGYGTGYGGDGYKSSDGYGTGYGGDAYYNK
- the LOC129715108 gene encoding keratin-associated protein 21-1-like isoform X4, whose translation is MQFQRLSILVLAATVLAITEAVPKGYGTGYGGGYGGGYGGGYGTGYGGSKGGSHGTGYGTGYGTGYGTGYGTGYGSTYGDTSYGSKDGYNSGYGKGHSSGYKGYGSTYGDDGYKSSDGYGTGYGGDAYYNKCKY
- the LOC129715108 gene encoding keratin-associated protein 6-2-like isoform X1 — its product is MQFQRLSILVLAATVLAITEAVPKGYGTGYGGGYGGGYGGGYGTGYGGSKGGSHGTGYGTGYGTGYGTGYGTGYGSTYGDTSYGSKDGYNSGYGKGHSSGYKGYGSTYGDDGYKDSDGYGTGYGGDGYKSSDGYGTGYGGDAYYNKCKY
- the LOC129715108 gene encoding keratin-associated protein 6-2-like isoform X3 — its product is MQFQRLSILVLAATVLAITEAVPKGYGTGYGGGYGGGYGGGYGTGYGGSKGGSHGTGYGTGYGTGYGTGYGTGYGSTYGDSYNSGYGKGHSSGYKGYGSTYGDDGYKDSDGYGTGYGGDGYKSSDGYGTGYGGDAYYNKCKY